GAGGTCTGGAGCCAGATGTTCGCCGACGCTCTGCGGCAGCCCGTCGTGGTGACCGACGTAGAAGAGAGTGCCGCCCGCGGGGCGGCGCTGCTCGCCGCCACGGCCGTCGGACTGCTCGACGACGTGGCGGACCAGCGCGCCGGTGCCACGGTCCTCAGGCGCCACGAACCGGACGCCGACCGGGCCGCCGTGCTCGAGGAGGCGTACCAGGTGTACCGGGAGGCGCTGGAGGCTCTCGGTCCGGTCTGGGCCCGCTTGGCCGCTAAGTGAGTGGCATGCGGCGGCATCCGCTTGCAACCCGCAAGAGGTGACCAAGATTTATTACCGCATTTTCTGAGATTTCTCTGTTGAATCTATTGCATATTGGCATGCGGGCACGTAGACAAGAGCACACGCCACCTCTAGCGGCCCTCCCGCAGTCTGCGGCCCGGTCACCCGCCACGCGACAGTGGCATCACACCCCGCCCGCGAGCCCCGAAGGTCCTCGGCCCATGCCCCCCTACACCGCACCCCACCCCGGGCCCAAGTACGCGGCGCCGTGGACCGGCGTCGGATTCCCCGGACCGGGCACCCTGGCCCCACACCGCTCCCCGACGGTCCGGTTCACCCTTCCGGCGCAGGAAGCGTTGGTCGGTTGCGTCCGCACGACAGCCTCCGACCTGCTCACCCGCTGGCACCTGGCGGACGACGAGCGGGATGCGGCCGTCCTGATCGTCGGGGAACTGGCTGCCAACGCGGCTACGCACGGGCGGAGCGAGATGTCGCTGTGCCTGACCCTGGATCCGGGCATGCTGTACATCGTCGTGAGCGATCACGGGCGCCCTGCCGCGTCGCGCGGGTCTTCCGCAAACGACGATCCGGACGAGCACGGCCGCGGCGTCGGCATCGTCCATGCTCTCGCCACCCGGGTCGACCTGCTCCATGACGACCACGGGACCCGGGTTCTGGCCTGCCTGCCCGTCACGATCCACCGACCGCGGGCCTACTGACTCGGCGTCACGGAGCGAGCCGGGGGCGGGCAGGCCGCCTACGACGCGACATCGCGACGGTACGGCGGCTGGGCGCCCGCGCGTGTGCAGGTGTTGCCCGCGATCTCCACGGCATACGACAGTAGCCGGGCGAGTTCGGTGGCGCCCAGACTGGCGACGCCTTTGCGGCGGAGCCGGCCGGTCCGGTGCAGATGGGCAAGTGCTCCGGCGGTGAAGGCATCGCCCGCTCCGACCGTGTCGACGACCTCGACCGCCGGGGCGGGCACATGCACGCGGGCGGTACGGGTCTCGGCCCAGGCACCCCGCGGCCCGAAGGTGACCAGGACGAGCCCCGCCCCCGACCGGAGCCAGCGTTCCGTCACCGCCTCGTAGGACTCGCCCGGGTGGAGCCAGGCCAGGTCCTCGTCGCTCGCCTTCACCATGTCGGCGAGCCCCACCCACTCGGCGAGCCGCCGAAGGTAGGCGGTGCGGTCGGTCACCATGTCCGGCCGTACGTTCGGGTCAAGGGACACCAGCCGTCGGCCCGCCTCGCGGCGCAGCAGCCCGTCGAGGGTCGAGGCCAAGGGCTCCAGCTGCAGCCCGAGCGAACCGAGGTGCAGGGCAACTCCCGCAGGCAGCCGCCCGCCGTCCGGAAGGGCGGCGAGGTGCTCCGACCGCAGGCCGGAGTCGGCGGCACCGTTCGCATGGAAGGAGTAGGCGGCCGACCCGTCTTCGCGCGGATGCACCGCGGCGACGGTGGTGGGGTCGGACCTCGGCAACACGTGCGTGAGCCGGGTGCCGGATTCCGCGAGGTGCGCGCGCAGCAGATCGCCGAAGTGGTCGTCGGAGATGCGCGCGAGCAGCGCAGTAGGCACACCGAGGCGGCCGAGACCGGCGGCGACGTTGAGGCAGGAGCCGCCCGGGCGGGCTGGTAGGCCGCGGCACCGTCGGCCGTGCGGGCGGGGGTGAGGTCCACCCGCGCGTCTCCGGCGACGACGACGGCGGGCCGGTCTTCACCCGTCAGTCTGGCACTCATGCGGATTCCTCGGTGACGGCGACATGGTCGGGGCTGCTCGGCACTACACCGGCGTGTCGGCTCAGTCGGGCCGAACACGACCCGGGGTGGGGGCGGAGAGGTCTCACACCCCACGAGACGGCTTGACGATAGATCTGAATAGAATTTCTCGCAAGATGTGTTAACAATGGCGCGGTCTCCTGCTAATAATTCGGTCATCGATACCGCATCCGACACCCCAGGGACGCATCA
This window of the Streptomyces sp. SLBN-118 genome carries:
- a CDS encoding ATP-binding protein translates to MPPYTAPHPGPKYAAPWTGVGFPGPGTLAPHRSPTVRFTLPAQEALVGCVRTTASDLLTRWHLADDERDAAVLIVGELAANAATHGRSEMSLCLTLDPGMLYIVVSDHGRPAASRGSSANDDPDEHGRGVGIVHALATRVDLLHDDHGTRVLACLPVTIHRPRAY